From the Pseudarthrobacter sp. MM222 genome, one window contains:
- the glmS gene encoding glutamine--fructose-6-phosphate transaminase (isomerizing): MCGIVGYVGHSAGRTNTGHNALDVVLEGLRRLEYRGYDSAGIAVVSDGTISSRKKSGKLSNLITELDANPLPESVTGIGHTRWATHGGPTDQNAHPHLADGGKLALIHNGIIENFAELKQELLGKGVEFRSETDTEVAAALLGDIYRNQLSGDPAAGGLTKAMQLACQRLEGAFTLLAVHADQPDVVVAARRNSPLVVGLGEGENFLGSDVSGFIDYTRRAVELGQDQIVTITADTVDITDFYGAPAEGKEYKVDWDPASAEKGGFPSFMEKEIHDQPDAVLQTLLGRSDIHGKLTLDELRIDPQLLKSVDKIIVLACGTSAYAGQVAKYAIEHWCRIPTEVELSHEFRYRDPIVNQNTLIVSISQSGETMDTLMAVRYAKEQGAKTVSICNTNGSTIPRESDAVLYTHAGPEIAVASTKAFLAQITAAYLLGLYLAQLRGNKFQGEIKDILADLAKIPAKIQKILNNEAQIKELGASMHDAKSVLFLGRHVGFPVAMEGALKLKELAYIHAEGFAAGELKHGPIALIEEGQPVFVVVPSPRGRDSLHAKVVSNIQEVRARGAKTIVIAEEGDEAVQAYAEHVFYIPETPPLLAPLLSTVPLQIFALALASAKGYDVDQPRNLAKSVTVE; this comes from the coding sequence ATGTGTGGAATCGTTGGATATGTAGGCCACTCCGCTGGCCGGACAAATACTGGACACAATGCCCTGGACGTTGTCCTTGAAGGATTGCGCCGCCTCGAGTACCGCGGCTACGACTCGGCCGGCATCGCCGTCGTGTCGGACGGAACCATTTCCTCGCGCAAGAAGTCCGGAAAACTCAGCAACCTGATCACCGAACTGGACGCGAACCCGCTCCCGGAATCCGTGACCGGCATCGGTCACACCCGCTGGGCGACCCACGGCGGCCCGACGGACCAGAACGCGCACCCGCACCTGGCCGACGGCGGGAAGCTGGCGCTGATCCACAACGGCATCATCGAAAACTTCGCCGAACTCAAGCAGGAGCTCCTGGGCAAGGGCGTGGAGTTCCGCTCCGAGACGGACACCGAGGTCGCGGCCGCGCTGCTGGGCGACATCTACCGGAACCAGCTCTCCGGCGACCCCGCCGCCGGCGGTCTCACCAAGGCCATGCAGCTTGCCTGCCAGCGTCTTGAAGGCGCCTTTACCCTTCTTGCCGTGCACGCCGACCAGCCCGACGTCGTCGTGGCCGCACGCCGGAACTCACCGCTCGTGGTGGGCCTCGGCGAGGGGGAGAACTTCCTCGGCTCCGACGTCTCGGGCTTCATCGACTACACGCGCCGCGCCGTCGAACTCGGCCAGGACCAGATTGTCACCATCACCGCCGACACCGTGGACATCACCGACTTCTACGGCGCCCCCGCGGAGGGCAAGGAGTACAAGGTCGACTGGGACCCGGCGTCGGCGGAAAAGGGCGGCTTCCCGTCCTTCATGGAAAAGGAAATCCACGACCAGCCGGACGCCGTCCTGCAGACTCTGCTGGGCCGCTCCGACATCCACGGCAAACTGACGCTGGACGAGCTCCGGATCGACCCGCAGCTGCTCAAGAGCGTCGACAAGATCATCGTCCTTGCCTGCGGCACCTCCGCCTATGCCGGCCAGGTCGCGAAATACGCCATCGAGCACTGGTGCCGGATCCCCACGGAGGTGGAGCTCTCCCACGAGTTCCGCTACCGTGATCCGATCGTCAACCAGAACACCCTGATCGTCTCGATCTCCCAGTCCGGCGAAACCATGGACACCCTGATGGCCGTCCGTTACGCCAAGGAGCAGGGCGCCAAGACGGTCTCCATCTGCAACACCAACGGATCCACGATCCCCCGCGAGTCCGACGCCGTGCTCTACACGCACGCCGGCCCGGAGATTGCGGTGGCCTCCACGAAGGCGTTCCTGGCGCAGATCACAGCCGCCTACCTGCTGGGCCTCTATTTGGCACAGCTGCGTGGCAACAAGTTCCAGGGCGAGATCAAGGACATCCTGGCGGACTTGGCCAAGATCCCGGCCAAGATCCAGAAAATCCTGAATAACGAAGCCCAGATCAAGGAACTCGGCGCCTCCATGCACGATGCCAAGTCCGTGCTGTTCCTGGGCCGCCATGTCGGATTCCCGGTGGCCATGGAGGGTGCCCTCAAGCTCAAGGAGCTCGCCTACATTCACGCTGAAGGCTTCGCCGCCGGTGAACTGAAGCACGGGCCGATCGCGCTGATCGAGGAGGGCCAGCCGGTCTTCGTTGTTGTCCCCTCGCCCCGCGGCCGGGACTCGCTGCATGCCAAGGTGGTTTCCAACATCCAGGAGGTCCGGGCACGGGGTGCCAAGACCATCGTGATCGCAGAAGAAGGCGACGAAGCGGTCCAGGCTTACGCCGAGCACGTCTTCTACATCCCGGAGACGCCGCCGCTGCTGGCCCCGCTGCTCAGCACGGTCCCGCTGCAGATCTTCGCCCTCGCACTTGCCTCCGCCAAGGGATACGACGTGGACCAGCCGCGCAACCTGGCCAAGAGCGTGACCGTAGAATAG
- a CDS encoding holo-ACP synthase encodes MIVGIGVDVVDIERFGRQLERTPGLRDRLFVPAERELNTRSLAARFAAKEAVAKVLGAPAGMNWQDCWIGLDQNGPTIQVKGTVLAVAELKGVKRWHLSMSHDGGIATATVLAEG; translated from the coding sequence ATGATTGTTGGGATCGGCGTAGACGTCGTAGACATTGAACGGTTTGGCCGGCAACTGGAGCGCACCCCCGGGCTGCGCGACAGGTTGTTCGTCCCCGCGGAACGCGAACTGAACACCCGGTCGCTGGCCGCGCGATTTGCCGCAAAGGAAGCCGTGGCGAAGGTCCTCGGGGCTCCTGCCGGAATGAACTGGCAGGACTGCTGGATCGGCCTGGACCAGAACGGCCCCACAATCCAGGTGAAGGGCACTGTACTGGCCGTGGCGGAGTTGAAAGGCGTCAAGCGCTGGCACCTCTCGATGAGCCACGACGGCGGGATCGCCACCGCCACGGTCCTGGCCGAAGGCTGA
- a CDS encoding NAD(P)H-hydrate dehydratase, which yields MISAYTGTQVREAEKPLLGSGTGAALMQRAAYGLANAVVRELLRRGQRRYGASVTVLAGKGNNGGDGLFAAALLAGRGMSATAVLTSADAHPEGLAAFEKAGGRAVRLTAENVPELSAAARRADVLIDAVLGTGAQGGLRGPAAALIRELARSRPRLVVACDIPSGVDADTGKAQAPVLPADLTVTFGATKTGLLTDPGADFSGRVQLVPIGIETHLPEPDLRRLVADDLARLLPRPERRSHKYSRGVLGIVAGSERYPGAAVLACQGALASGVGMVRYLGPPGVADLVRRACPEVVCAPEGPADTHVQAWLLGPGLDDGASEQLERVREAAATGLPIVADAGALPALPRKLSGQTVLTPHAGELAALLGRYGAESGRDSVEDAPLAAVRRAAGLTGATVLLKGATTLVAAPAGEVFSQAEATPWMATAGSGDVLAGVLGSLLAQLAGTEEAFAAHGIASRDRWAGIAAMAASLHGRAGSRASAGGPVTASAIAQALPAVLREL from the coding sequence ATGATCAGCGCCTATACCGGAACCCAAGTACGCGAGGCTGAAAAGCCGCTGCTGGGATCTGGTACGGGCGCTGCTCTCATGCAGCGGGCCGCCTACGGACTGGCCAACGCCGTCGTCCGGGAGCTGCTCCGCCGGGGGCAGCGCCGCTACGGCGCGAGCGTGACGGTGCTTGCCGGCAAGGGCAACAACGGCGGCGACGGACTGTTTGCCGCCGCGCTGCTGGCCGGCCGCGGCATGAGCGCGACGGCGGTGCTCACGTCGGCGGACGCCCACCCCGAGGGCCTTGCGGCCTTTGAAAAGGCCGGCGGCCGGGCAGTGCGCCTGACCGCGGAGAACGTGCCGGAACTGTCCGCCGCGGCCCGACGCGCCGATGTCCTCATTGACGCCGTCCTGGGAACAGGCGCACAGGGCGGGCTGAGGGGACCTGCGGCGGCCCTGATCCGGGAACTTGCGCGGTCCCGGCCACGCCTGGTCGTGGCGTGCGACATTCCCAGCGGCGTCGACGCCGACACCGGGAAGGCCCAGGCCCCCGTCCTTCCGGCCGATTTGACAGTGACCTTTGGAGCCACGAAGACCGGACTGCTCACCGACCCGGGCGCGGATTTTTCCGGGCGCGTGCAGCTGGTCCCGATCGGGATCGAGACCCATCTGCCGGAACCGGACCTGCGCAGGCTTGTAGCCGACGACCTGGCGCGGCTGCTGCCCCGCCCCGAACGGCGCTCCCACAAATACTCCCGCGGCGTCCTCGGCATTGTGGCCGGCTCGGAGCGTTATCCCGGCGCCGCGGTGCTGGCCTGCCAGGGCGCCCTGGCCTCCGGCGTCGGCATGGTGCGCTACCTGGGCCCGCCCGGGGTTGCCGATCTGGTCCGGCGGGCCTGCCCGGAGGTCGTCTGCGCCCCGGAGGGCCCCGCTGATACCCATGTCCAAGCCTGGCTGCTGGGTCCCGGGCTTGACGACGGCGCCTCCGAACAGCTTGAGCGGGTCCGTGAGGCCGCCGCCACCGGGCTGCCCATTGTGGCCGACGCCGGCGCCCTGCCCGCCCTGCCGCGCAAGCTCAGCGGACAGACGGTCCTCACGCCGCACGCCGGGGAACTGGCAGCCCTGCTGGGCAGGTATGGCGCCGAATCCGGCCGGGACAGCGTGGAGGACGCGCCACTCGCCGCGGTGCGCCGGGCGGCTGGGCTTACCGGCGCCACGGTGCTGCTCAAAGGCGCCACCACCCTCGTCGCGGCGCCGGCCGGAGAGGTCTTCAGCCAGGCGGAGGCGACGCCGTGGATGGCTACGGCCGGCAGCGGGGACGTCCTCGCCGGGGTGCTCGGTTCGCTGCTGGCCCAGCTCGCCGGCACGGAGGAGGCGTTCGCCGCCCACGGCATTGCGTCCCGGGACCGCTGGGCCGGGATTGCCGCGATGGCTGCGAGCCTGCACGGCCGGGCCGGAAGCCGCGCTTCTGCCGGAGGACCCGTGACCGCCAGCGCCATCGCCCAGGCCCTCCCGGCCGTGCTGCGGGAGTTGTAA